The region GAAGCCAGTGTGTAGATAGGTGTGTGTATAAATGCGGCTTTACTTCTATGCTTAGACCCATAGTGCATCGGCCGTGGTTTTCAATGTCCATTAGTGCGCTGTTGGTCTTACGTTCACTGTGCGCTATTGGTCTTAAGTTCAATAACATTTTGTACAACTTTTGCGTACTTATACTAAGTATAAAATTGAATTTCCAGGTGAGTTTATATCGGCTGGTGCGGACGCGCACATCGCGGCGTGGTGGAGCGGGCTGGGCGCGGCGCTGCACGCGgggagcggcgcgcgcgcgctgGCCGGGTGGCGCGGCGTggcgggcgcgcgggcggcgctGGCAAGGGCGGGCGCGGTGCTGGCGCTGGCGCAGGCCGCGCTGCTGGCGGTGGACGCGCTGCTGGCGCTGTGCGccgcgcggggcggcggcagCTCCCGGGACAAGTCCGTCAGAAGCCGGAGACATGAGAGGGCTTGATTTAACCTACTTGACGCGTCAGGATTTATGGACTTTGAAGTGTTTTGCTTGGTTAcgatattgttttttttgtgagtaatttataggtaagtatttaacgtagttttaaatattgtttttggtaatataaaataatgtttattatttacgagtaatataaaaagttttttaactttgctattgtattttattgatttacttatttatttatcataaagGAAGGAAGGAAGGAAGTTGTTTTGTAGTTAGGCTAATATTTTAAACGCGAAAGTTTGGATGGATGGATTTAGTTGTTGTTGTTACTGTTTCAGAGGTTAAACAGCTGGatcaatttttatgaaatttagcGTACTGCACTGTAGTAAACCGACTGCCTGGCTCACATCAATATCTCTTGGCCGGACATCCACCGAAGTGAAGCTTAtcgaaaaaggtttttttgaAAACTCTTCATAAAGTAGCGCCCTCTTCTTACACTCGACGTAAGTTCGTGCCGAGAGTGGAAGCGCTCGCTTCCACTTTGCGGCCTTGTTGCTACGGGAACTATAAGCTACAGTCTTGTTGATACGTTAGTTCCGAGTTGCAAATGAAGATGGAGTTGACAGAAATGAGACGAACTTCGTATGAGTACGATGCTAGACCTACCCTACGGGCCCAATATGAGCCAATACTCGTTATCATAtcactgataatgataagatGATAACGTAATGAAATTTGAggctataaaaacaaaaaactaaaatatacttGGTGAAAATATCGAAAAATTATCTATCAGACCTGCCCACATGTACCTAAATGTTAAGTACATTTCTGGCTTCTGACTTCCGAAAGTGATGATGAgagaaatagttttatttattttttaaattattacctacatacaaagGTCACTctgagttttattttatagccaCCTTCCACCTTATCAATGCTGATAGCATATCAACAAACGTATAATGCTTCTCCTCTCCTAGTGCATGGCCAACACAAATACGTAAGCAATTGCAAAGAAAGGAAATGAAGTCATATGCCAATATTGCCAATTAACATCAAGGCAACCCTTGAAGGAGGACCTCAGGAGAACAAGCAACAGCTCTTTGCAGGTATTTGCGTGTAGGTTAGAGCTACACTGTGAAGGCGGACCGCTCGCAACTTGCGTCATTTGTGAGCAATTTCGACAAAACTGATGATGCTATAGCTGCGAGCTGCGAGTACCTCCATGGAAGGTAATCGAGCCTATTTCGGATTTTTTTCATTGGATTCGCGGTCATGCTTGTCGACCTTGCTCGcgataagtacctagtacctacctttgATTATGGGTAGAGTTAAAAGTGGGAGTGGACTCATTAATCGATTTCGTGGATTGATAGTATATCTAGTATTTGAAACTTTTATGTCTCACCCACAACTcgaatatatgtatgtacctatcggataaaaacaaacttacTCATGGTACTGAAATAGTCATACCCAgtcataggtacataaacatagCACACATATAATTGATGCAAAATACCTGACACTGGCACGCGAATTCTAActattaagtatacctatttacttatttcattattCATTACATAATAGCCACTAaacagttaaataataattaaaagtaagtacttacattacaaTAAACTGTAGTTTAAGtaacaaaatgtataaaaataagttcaaGTCCGTTTATAGCCATGTGGTACAGATACGGTATCTGTCCATAGTTAGCTGGACTAATCCACACACTCACAGAACACCCTCAACGTTCCTCACCCGCCACTGTCTCCCTCCAGTCCAGCGGACCTAATCCTGACGAGGAACGAAAGGTGTACTATGTTAtacctaaacaaaaaaataagagCCACAAATATCTCCACTTTCGAGCcatctgttttttaatcaacCTGCCTACACTGGTTAGCTACGTAAATTAtggatgtaggtacctatgataAAACATCCGatccattcatcatcatcgtcaccATAGATAGACTCATAGAGAGGTAGAGGTATACAAACTGAAGAATGAATAAtcatataaaacaaaacaataattcGTAATAATTGGTCCGTATTTATTACCATTATCAATATCACAATGAGAGACGTAGGAGTCGTTTAATCGATAGCAGACTCGTGATGATGTCACTCTGGACGACAACAGGAATATACGAGGATACATCTTAATGGATACAGAGCAGGAGTAGGGTCACCAGCTAATTTAAGAtgagtaaatattaaaatgtgtgatccatatattttatactcacATAAtgtgattaaataaatattttatattcaagGCAGGAAGGGTCACCAAGCCTCTAATGTTTCTATTACTTACTAACCATAAGCATAAGCTAAGTGCTGAGCTACTACTGGAAATCAAGGACCTAATTCCCTCTTAATGAGTGATTAGTAAATCTGTCACGTAGGAACCGGTGACCGCCGAGTAGCTCCAAACTAGTTTGTGGCCAGCGTGCCACTGTGACCGACCACTATTGTACCCTGCCTTGCCTTACTTACATAACTACTTTAATACAACACCAATAATACGGTTATCTTTATCTTTGAGTTGTaaatcaaaaacaaaaaacataggaaatatttatatttaagtccCCATATCTACCctattaaacaataaataaaagatagcGATAGCGGCACATACAAACTAATTTTAACCTAGCTATCCTATCTCAGGCATCTTATAATCCACTATTATGTAAAGTCAACAAACTCCAAATAGTAGAAATGTGGACACTCCGATAAAAGACCCGTCCCGATATCGCCACGCCGCAGGGTCACCCTCGCGGGAGTGACTCCACTCCGTCCACAGTGAAGTCacgccacgccgccgccgccgccagcccTCCAGTCCGACTCCGAGCGTAGACAGAACCGCGCGCGAGTGTGCACGCAGCTTTAACTaactattattgttatttacatTGATTGACCTACGGGACCACTGAGCAGCCATGGCCGTCAGCAGATTGTCTATCGTCAAATTCCTGGAGCTGGTATGTTCTACATAGatataactacatatttagtttagtttactAGTTATTTATTGGTTTTGGTGAATTAGCGCGTTCGCTGGCCGGCTGTTTTGTTTGTGTAGTCTTGTTATTCACTgtagttatttttgttataaaacgTGTTTCTATACTGTTTTACTATTAGAAGTTTTGAGAATCTCTGTTTTACCGAATATTCTTTGATACATACTggtaaataaattctttattaacTGGGTTGTAGATAACTAAGGTCTCCACTGCCTTCCTTAGATTGAACCATTTCTACGCTGCTGCACTGCGAGGCTACTtgaacttataataaaattatgctaTAGCTATAAATTCCCATATTCTGTCTCCCTATTAATTATGTGCCAGTCCACGCTTAACAAAGTATTATACCAAGGCTTAAcaaagtattataattttatttaatagtggATAATGTTACTGCTTGTACCTTGGTATAAGTTAATTTGCATGAAATGCTCGTTGGGCCTGACTCACTCGTGATGTCATCATCATAGACATCATTGTTTGATAGAAACAATCAATGGTCGAGGGAATTTCGTAACTGAtcatgtacttaaatataaaaaaaaaaacatgggaaTGAGCAGACTGCCCACTCACTTTGATCAAACCTATTAGAATATTCTCCATAAACTTCATTGTTTTCTGTATTTGTTTACAAACGCTTCGTCGTGCCGCCGCCGGTACAGTTGCAGCGGGCATCAagatatatttagttttaacataatttttattgcGTTGTCTTAAGAGTTAAAGTTAAACTACAACGGTTACGCCTGGGTGGTCTCCCGCCAGTCCAGGAACTCCATTGAGGAGGGTGAGGCGACGCTGTCCCGCTCTGACCCCATGAGAGGGAAAGGGATAGCAACTGAAGGGATCCCGAAATGGAAAGTGATGAAGTAATCTGGGTCATCGCcacagcgccgccgccgccgccgccgccgtgggCGTGGGTGGTGGAGTGAACACacgtattatttttctttgattatgAGAAgtataaacaaaagaaaatcttCATCAAGCTGTTATTTATCATCCactccactgttggacatggGTCCCTcgcaaggagcgccacaatcTAAAGTCGTCGGTGACATAgtcttactgccagtttctataactctatctatccataactggtagttattattattattataagccTTTTATTAATCTGATAacaattatatttacattagTAAGTGAACATTAATTGTTTCATGCAATTAgttttacaatataaaattcaGTTGCATTGAGAATTTAACAATCATTATTTCatgcaattaattaattataattatataatacaaaatgtaataacaatttaataacatcagtataaataaatattacatgcacttaaataacaatttgttttattttgcactTTAATTATACAATTGATTTaatttgtgtaggtacttattaatgacattgtttattgttcaatttgatttaattaattatttaataaagacattattatttattatgttatgtcaTCAGCTTGCCTCTCGGCATAGGCCTCCCCTAGAGCCCTCCATTTTCTTCTATCCATTGCAGTTCTCCTCCACAATGGTCCAACTgctagttactttcatacaattttgacataatcaaaagtaacaatctgtcaaaatcgtatgaaagtaactaccagttatagatagatagagttatagaaactggcagttaataatttttaacaGACTTCGAGAAAAGAAGGAGCATCTAtgcttttttatttagatttttataataataatatgcccATTATACATACAACTAAAGCATGGGGTTTATTCCCCATAGATCAAGTCACTGTAgaacaggtagttgaagagccAGTGGTAATTAGTTAACCGACTTGCGCCGAGCACTGATTTCATTACAAACAACTCATGTTCTTTTATTTCCAACTGAGTTCAATGACATCCTAATACATGCAAagctaataatataatactacAACATCGAAGGAAGGAAAcgaaagttattttcatggtTCAGAAGCAAAGAAGTGTTTAACAaataaaaccggccaagtgcgagtcgggctcgcgcacaaagggttccgtagcttaaatcaacctatctcaaaaactataagagatactttgatcaaaccaaaaatcgttgaaagagttaattagcatgcatcacctctattttttttagaattttataccccgtagttataaaaatagagggggggggacatactttttacgactttgagagctgatatctcaaaaaccgttcactttaagaaaaatgttttttagaaaactttatatcattttaaaagacctttccattgataccccacacgggtatgtacatcgaaaaaaaaaaattcatccctcagttacatgtatggggggccccacccccaattcttttttttactatttagtgtcatatttttgtagcggttcatacaacacatattcccatcaaatttcatcactgtagtacttatagtttccgagtaaatcggctgtgacagacggacagacggacagacggacagacggacatgacgaaactataagggttccgtttttgccattttggctacggaaccctaaaaagtacCTAGCACAAAATAAACTCATAACTGAGTTACTTAAATTACTTCGTACCAGAGTCAACGACTTAGTAATAGCCGAACCTATTTACTTAATTGTACCTAATAGTACCTTACGATAAGTGAGTAAGACCATAACCCACCATATAGAGATGATTATgaagctatttttaaaattcaaacGTCTTGACAAAGTTCTACATGATTACATAGATATACTATCAAAACATGATGAATCACAGATCACAGtgaatattgtttgtttgaaGAAAAATCTTTTATGTGCTTAGAAAAGACTGCAGAGAGCAAGGGATAGTCAAATCAAATACCTCTAATACCATGGCaccaaattaaaattagttaAGTAATATTGCATGAGTACAAATTATCACAGAATGTGATCATGACCTCTGTAGATTGGGTCTTAAATACATgactaggtaagtataataaaccCACATACTATTAATATCTGTATGAAATAAGTCAAAGCCATTTAATAATTTGGTACAACACTTAAACCAGATTAGTTCGTCCTTAGACTTTCCAAATGTGGGTCACACATTAAACCTTCCCGTTTCTGTCTTTTGGTAGGAAGTAGTAGGAACCATCTGTACAGACACACCTTGCCTTTTACTCTTTAGTggtaaattatgtacttactcatAACTATACAGGGtatcccaaaagtcaacgtcatcccttaaatggctgataggtcagctcatgagaggccagaatatcacaatatgaccttagtaaaaactcgataattttcgagatattgacacttttataaatttgctgaaaatcgacaccttggatcagttttttgcgtgtcgccggtacaaaaatccatattgttagaatttgtttggtgttgcatcaccctgtataaccctgctattgatcgcagtcaaaaaaaatatcgagtaatgctgtatgtttaaaaaaaacacggttttcaaagtcataaaaggtaatcgtatttttttataaacaactttgattctacattctgtaaaaaaaaaataccacgcaaacctggcaccttatttgaaaagattgttcatttaatgcagtttccaaaatggtatgaaacgttgctattgtttcaattaacaaaaaagttattgctattttagtacttacaaaacgacctcgatgtaaaattgtttgaaggaaatttatctgactgaatttattaaggataaatcatgttggaatgagtaaaagtaaaataggtggtgtggccgggagtgggaaaagagacaacgttgtcacagaattaaaaaaaacgcattttgagtatctttctcgagAAAAGTGGAttatagcaactccacattccccataaatgtagcacatggtaacgtacattcctgagtagtgctaatgtgtgatattgtacaagtaaaacgcttacacgtgtacagtgtacacccacagtatccaaaaaagggacagatcagtttgtcattaacataccctctaattacttgttatttattttaaagttattgttaaacaaaatcaaactctcaaaattatgattatgcccattaatgagtattattttttgctgattatgtacttaatataataatgtggtctagtggtagaagcttcgcttcatgaccctgaggtcctgggttcgattcccgggtgggaccatcaatttgtgtttctaaattgtggttctaagtttggttaggacatagaaggctgatcacctgttgtccgaaacagtgaaacgatccatgctgtcggatgggcatgtaaagcagtcggtcctgcgcctagctctctccagtcgtgtcggttaatccgtcccattgggttatgagagtgatggaacagagagtgctcctgtgtactgcgcacacacttgggcactataatctactcctgcgtagatggctgatctcaattgagattggccgccgtagtcgaaattcggctaggaggacattattattataataatgtggtgttataattttgagaaataaaaatagaagtcaataaataaggtgtaaaaaacgtaaaatatgttttataagagtttggtaagttttttcttagctatttttgcgtcatctatgttgccacggctgaccccaccacctattttactatactcattccaacatgacttacccttaataaattcagtcagataaatttccttcaaacaattttacatcgaggtcgttttgtactaaaatagcaataacttttttgttaattgaaacaatagcaacgtttcataccattttggaaactgcattaaatgagcaatcttttcaaataaggtgccaggtttgcgtggtatatttttttacaatatgtagagtcaaagttgttattaaaatatacgattacctttt is a window of Plutella xylostella chromosome 17, ilPluXylo3.1, whole genome shotgun sequence DNA encoding:
- the LOC119691537 gene encoding uncharacterized protein LOC119691537 isoform X1; the encoded protein is MMIPTCLVKILELMLSVACVALLALSYDLTDPPSLLLAAGTYGGYVIVLSGEIIGEFISAGADAHIAAWWSGLGAALHAGSGARALAGWRGVAGARAALARAGAVLALAQAALLAVDALLALCAARGGGSSRDKSVRSRRHERA